The following proteins come from a genomic window of Sebaldella sp. S0638:
- a CDS encoding DedA family protein: MSYFMEMINFIIHIDSYLKSFVLHYGFFTYFILFFVIFCETGIVIFPFLPGDSLLFAAGSLAAIGSLNIFILILVLCISAVSGDTVNYHIGKNFGDTIIKKKIIKQAYLDETYSFFEKHGGKTIAYARFVPIVRTVAPFVAGIGKMNYRYFLKFNLISGIVWAVFFLLAGFFFGNIPFVEKNFSVVILGIILVSVMPPVISSLYKKLKKQEAK; encoded by the coding sequence ATGAGTTACTTTATGGAAATGATTAATTTTATAATTCACATTGACAGCTATTTGAAGAGTTTTGTACTTCATTATGGATTTTTTACATATTTTATTCTTTTTTTTGTTATTTTCTGCGAAACAGGAATAGTTATCTTTCCGTTTCTTCCGGGAGATTCCCTGTTATTTGCCGCAGGATCGCTTGCTGCGATTGGTTCCCTGAATATATTTATCCTTATCCTTGTTTTATGTATCAGTGCAGTGTCGGGAGATACAGTTAATTATCATATAGGCAAGAATTTTGGTGACACAATTATAAAGAAAAAAATTATTAAACAGGCATATCTTGATGAAACATACAGTTTCTTTGAAAAGCACGGCGGGAAAACAATAGCTTATGCGAGATTCGTTCCTATTGTGCGGACAGTGGCGCCGTTTGTAGCAGGAATAGGAAAAATGAATTACAGGTATTTTCTAAAATTTAATCTGATCAGCGGAATAGTATGGGCGGTTTTCTTTTTACTTGCCGGTTTCTTTTTCGGAAATATTCCTTTTGTGGAAAAAAACTTTTCTGTTGTTATACTGGGAATAATTTTAGTTTCAGTGATGCCGCCGGTTATTTCTTCTTTATATAAGAAATTAAAAAAGCAGGAAGCAAAATAG